In Candidatus Woesebacteria bacterium, one DNA window encodes the following:
- a CDS encoding TPR domain protein yields MQNAIIDQKAKEAITAALAGDWENALRLNKEIIEEDPENIEALGRLARAYSEIGDIKNAKMTAKKVLSLDPYNIIAQKCLEKWRKLKSKESYKSTSLKADLFIEEPGKTKIVTLTYPGNPKTLAKLDAGDEIKLNFHGHRINITTIDNEYIGRLPDDINSRLKKLINLGNEYQAYIKSIDNKEVKIFIKEIKKSKKTKEIPSFTVEKLDYISFTPPELVHNKEDFMPSEDEEQE; encoded by the coding sequence ATGCAAAACGCTATTATAGACCAAAAAGCAAAAGAAGCAATAACAGCAGCTCTCGCGGGAGATTGGGAAAATGCCTTAAGGCTAAATAAAGAAATAATCGAAGAAGATCCTGAGAACATTGAGGCCTTAGGACGGCTTGCTCGAGCTTACTCAGAGATAGGAGATATAAAAAACGCTAAGATGACAGCCAAAAAGGTGTTATCACTTGACCCTTATAATATCATCGCTCAAAAATGCCTAGAAAAATGGCGCAAGCTCAAGTCAAAAGAAAGCTATAAAAGCACATCTCTTAAAGCAGATCTTTTTATTGAAGAGCCGGGTAAAACAAAAATTGTAACTCTTACCTACCCTGGCAATCCCAAAACTTTGGCTAAACTTGATGCCGGAGACGAAATAAAGTTAAATTTTCACGGACATAGAATTAATATTACAACTATTGACAATGAATATATCGGGCGCCTCCCTGACGATATCAATAGCCGCCTCAAGAAGCTTATTAATCTAGGAAATGAATACCAAGCCTATATTAAGAGTATCGACAACAAAGAAGTAAAAATATTCATTAAAGAAATCAAAAAAAGTAAAAAAACAAAGGAAATACCCTCTTTTACTGTTGAAAAATTAGACTATATTTCCTTTACCCCGCCAGAGCTAGTTCACAATAAGGAAGACTTTATGCCTTCTGAAGATGAAGAACAAGAATAA
- a CDS encoding Site-specific recombinase XerD has protein sequence MQDNLPKNSELSSKISAFLEYLEVEKGSSSLTVRNYRHYLTRFLLWLEKQGLKPTLQSIKPEVIHNYRLYLSRLVDKDGRTLSRKTQGYHSIALRSFLKWCLKNDLEVMSPEKIELPKIAERQVKFLTGKEVDRLLNAPSLSTIVGKRDKAILEVLFSTGLRVSELVSLNRDNVDIKRREFGVVGKGGRARVVFLSSRAASYLDEYLKAREDSFKPLFIRHSRNLAPNLKDNQMRLTARSVQRILKKYSRKVKLPFDATPHVLRHSFATDLLMAGADIRSVQEMLGHKNIQTTQIYTHVTHRHLKEIYDTYHGRSS, from the coding sequence ATGCAAGATAACCTGCCTAAAAACAGCGAACTGTCGTCCAAGATTTCTGCTTTTTTGGAGTATCTTGAGGTTGAAAAGGGCTCCTCTTCCCTAACGGTAAGAAACTATAGACATTATTTAACTCGCTTTTTGTTATGGCTTGAGAAACAAGGTCTTAAGCCGACTCTTCAAAGTATTAAGCCTGAAGTAATTCATAATTATCGTCTTTATCTTTCGCGCTTGGTTGATAAAGACGGCAGGACTTTATCCCGCAAGACCCAAGGCTATCATTCAATAGCGCTTCGCAGTTTTCTAAAATGGTGTTTGAAAAATGATCTTGAAGTTATGTCTCCTGAAAAGATTGAATTGCCAAAAATTGCCGAAAGACAGGTGAAGTTTTTAACAGGAAAGGAGGTTGATAGGCTTTTAAACGCACCATCTTTGTCAACTATAGTCGGCAAGCGTGACAAGGCTATTTTGGAAGTTCTTTTTTCAACTGGTTTGCGTGTTTCTGAGCTTGTTTCTTTGAATCGTGATAATGTGGATATTAAAAGGCGTGAGTTTGGAGTGGTTGGTAAAGGCGGCCGTGCAAGAGTGGTCTTTCTTTCAAGTCGTGCCGCTTCTTATCTTGATGAATATCTTAAAGCAAGAGAAGATAGTTTTAAGCCGCTTTTTATTAGGCACAGTAGGAATTTGGCGCCCAATTTGAAAGATAACCAGATGAGGCTAACAGCTCGTTCTGTTCAGCGAATCTTGAAAAAATATTCTCGCAAGGTTAAGTTGCCTTTTGATGCGACACCCCATGTTTTGCGTCATTCTTTTGCGACCGATCTTTTAATGGCAGGAGCTGATATTAGATCAGTTCAGGAAATGCTGGGGCATAAAAATATCCAGACGACTCAAATTTATACTCATGTAACCCACCGTCATCTAAAGGAGATTTACGATACCTATCACGGCCGCTCTAGTTAG